The genomic segment TGACCAGGAAAAAGTACCAGTGTACAGACTGTGAGTTCACCACTAACAAGAAAGCCAGCCTTCACAACCACATGGAGGTGCACGCCCTGAGCAGCAAGGCTCCTTTCGAGTGCGAAATGTGCGGCAAGGAGTTCCACCAGCAGGCCGCGCTATTCTCTCACAGACTGCAGCACCACCACAGAGAGCCCAAGAGCCAGCCGCCTCCAACTCCCACCAAGATGCATAAATGCAAGTTCTGTGACTATGAAACTGCTGAGCAAGGACTTCTCAATCGGCACTTGTTGGCTGTTCACAGCAAAAGTTTCCCTCACATCTGTGTGGAATGCGGAAAAGGCTTTCGACACCCCTCAGAGTTGAAGAAACACATGCGCACGCACACGGGCGAGAAGCCTTACTCCTGCCTGTACTGTGACTACAAGTCGGCCGATTCCTCTAATCTCAAGACACACATCAAGACTAAGCATAGCAAGGAGATGCCATACAAATGTGAGCGCTGTTTCCAGACCtttgctgaggaagaggagttaaTGCAGCACGGACTAACACACGAGGAGAATAAGACCCACCATTGTGCCCACTGTGATCACAAAAGTTCCAACTCCAGTGACCTGAAACGCCATATCATATCTGTTCACACCAAGGACTATCCACACAAATGTGCTGTCTGTGGGAAAGGCTTTCACCGACCATCCGAACTAAAGAAGCACTCAGTAGCCCATCGCACCAAGAAACTCCACCAGTGCCGGCACTGCAACTTTAAAATTGCAGACCCTTTTGTTCTCAGTCGCCATATCTTGTCTGTCCACACAAAGGAGCCACAGTCCTCTCCTGAAAAGAGTGAGGGTAAGAGGACAGAGCCGAACACTCCCGTTGTGTCACCTAAAAAGTCTGCACCTAGCGGCTCGAGCAGCACCAGCCCTGCTGCTAGGGTCAGTGCCGCCAGTTTAGCCAGCAGTGTGACTGTAGTTATTGGCAAAGgtcagaaggagaggagaattTACCAGTGCCAGTACTGTGACTACAGCACCGGGGACGCCTCGGGTTTCAAGCGACACGTGATTTCCATTCACACAAAAGACTATCCACACCGCTGTGAGATCTGCTCGAAAGGCTTCCGACGGCCATCGGAGAAGAACCAGCATATTGTGCGCCACCACAAGGACGGGAAGGCAGAGTGACTCTGACCGAGCCAAATACTGTGCCACAAAACGGAACAATGTTGAAGCAACTATCACACCCCAATCACTGCACCCTCAGCACAACACCTTTCACATTGAAATAATGTGTATGTGTTCGCTGCACTTGTTGTTTTGCTCCTTTCTGATCCTCAGCCTAATGTTTGTTCAGAGACGTATACACGTGTACATAACATTAATGCTCGGTCGGAGGTAGCAGCATAGCCCCTCTGTAGACTTGCACTTTTAACTGCATGTCCCTTGCCGGTGACAGTGTGCATGGCAGATTGTGCAAATGTCTCTTTGTAGATACACGTTATGATTTTTGCAGGCAGCAATCAGTTCTCAGTCACAATGGTCCTAATTATTTGTCTCAAAACAGAAGTGTTGTTTGCAAAACGTTTgcgtcatttaaaaaaaacaagtactAAACACAGCAGTAAGGATTAGCAACCTGTTCACAGTAGCACTTGTCATCTCGGTAAAGATCACTTAAAATGCAGTAAACATGTCATGTATGTAGTTatgagtgtgcgtgcgtgagagagatggagtgcGAGTGACAAAAAAAAGCATCTGTTGTTCTTCCGGTGCTCAGACCTCACCACCCTGTGACATAATGCTTTTTGTTgtgttaacaaaaacacacggCCGGCTGAGCTCAACACCCAGAGAAAGGATCAGTTGTTTTTAGTTTCGTGAACTGCTATTATTAAATTGACACAAAATACAGAGTGTAGTAGTGGATGATCACTACCCGATCACTGGATTATCACACAGTTGTCggatgtttctctttttaaatcgGTAGTCATACTGTAGGTTCCAAACAAGTGCCCAAAGCAGCGGAGCGAGCGCTGACTGAGATGTTGCCTGGAAACCCAAATCCCACTAatttgaagataaaaaaaatgtatgtgatgATAATGTTTGTTTTCGACATTGCTGATGACGAGCTGCTCCAACAGATGGTTTCTTTTATTGATGAACAAACTTGTTATAATTGACTTTATATCTATTAACTCACTGAAAAAAAGCATAATCTCTAAGCATCAGTATGATCCAATATTAGGCTTGAATCGTGGAAAGGTGACATTGTCCTGAGGTAAGTCCGGCCTCAATAGAATCATACAGTATATCTGGGGCTGATGTTATGAAACTATGAACTGCAGTTTCTTTTCTACCAACACAGATGTATGTACCTTTGCCAGTAGAAAGGGAAAAtgtatgtcatttttttatagGTGCGACTTCAGAAGACAGGTGCTGGTGGTCTACTTGTACAAtggctttttacattttttttgttatcacCTGTGACCATTTccgtttttatatttatttcatttacaaGTTGTTGTATAGTTAAGTGTAACTAGACTTCTATGGGACGtaaattattgttttgtataCAAATCTGTACAAAACGTGTAGATGTAAACacttgataaaaacaaaatctgaacCGTGTTGTTATGGATGTACTTCAACGTATTTGTTAAAAAAAGGTAATAAAAGCAAAGTATTTTAGCCGTATGTCTTTTATTTGCTCATAGGAGCTCTGTGGAGATCTGAAAAAAAATTGTACCAAAACCCTGTGTTGCCCTTAGGTTGGAATAAACTTAATTCATAGAACATTTGAAAAGCCAAGTTTTCTCAAGTTTGGAACATGCAGTGTTTCCATCCATGTAAGAAGTGTCCTGATGACCTGACTGTATGAGCTACACTGCTTCTCTGTGCAGTACCTCATGTTCATCAGTAGAATAGAGTAAAACCACTCTGTGAACTGGTATgatgtgcatgcatgtttgtCTTTGCGAAATAACAAAATGGCCAAACACACATGGAAAAAATCTTTTCCACAGCAATTCTAGGGGACAAAACCCCCACAGGGAACCATAAGTATGTACAAGCATGGTTTATGATACAAG from the Platichthys flesus chromosome 15, fPlaFle2.1, whole genome shotgun sequence genome contains:
- the LOC133969513 gene encoding zinc finger Y-chromosomal protein 1 isoform X2 — translated: MDENVTRLAIHSEEPKIILHGSDEGGAGGQEFVVELQETVLVSEGEGEGMAVHRFAPDELVIQDAVEDVVSEYVHCDEDEDVAVETCVMALEGEEEGVAMGDIPDDGLDSEQQEDDQDGCGDYLMISLDEAGKMVSEDGTEVTVEGAVEDQEVEKDEDGQEVIKVYIFKADSGEDDMGESVDISDGDTESVRLTESSGQTLREKMVYMSVGDSHHNQGNHGVDDSESCENRNGAASALLHIDESDGVDEINRQRTKKQRRSEPRQVQTAIIIGPYGQPLTVYPCMLCGKKFKSRGFLKRHTKNHHQEVLTRKKYQCTDCEFTTNKKASLHNHMEVHALSSKAPFECEMCGKEFHQQAALFSHRLQHHHREPKSQPPPTPTKMHKCKFCDYETAEQGLLNRHLLAVHSKSFPHICVECGKGFRHPSELKKHMRTHTGEKPYSCLYCDYKSADSSNLKTHIKTKHSKEMPYKCERCFQTFAEEEELMQHGLTHEENKTHHCAHCDHKSSNSSDLKRHIISVHTKDYPHKCAVCGKGFHRPSELKKHSVAHRTKKLHQCRHCNFKIADPFVLSRHILSVHTKEPQSSPEKSEGKRTEPNTPVVSPKKSAPSGSSSTSPAARVSAASLASSVTVVIGKGQKERRIYQCQYCDYSTGDASGFKRHVISIHTKDYPHRCEICSKGFRRPSEKNQHIVRHHKDGKAE
- the LOC133969513 gene encoding zinc finger Y-chromosomal protein 1 isoform X1 — encoded protein: MDENVTRLAIHSEEPKIILHGSDEGGAGGQEFVVELQETVLVSEGEGEGMAVHRFAPDELVIQDAVEDVVSEYVHCDEDEDVAVETCVMALEGEEEGVAMGDIPDDGLDSEQQEDDQDGCGDYLMISLDEAGKMVSEDGTEVTVEGAVEDQEVEKDEDGQEVIKVYIFKADSGEDDMGESVDISDGDTESVRLTESSGQTLREKMVYMSVGDSHHNQGNHGGSKVTDEVYMEVVVGGEEPVTHDRSYDSVSLSKDFMPVAWAAAYGVDDSESCENRNGAASALLHIDESDGVDEINRQRTKKQRRSEPRQVQTAIIIGPYGQPLTVYPCMLCGKKFKSRGFLKRHTKNHHQEVLTRKKYQCTDCEFTTNKKASLHNHMEVHALSSKAPFECEMCGKEFHQQAALFSHRLQHHHREPKSQPPPTPTKMHKCKFCDYETAEQGLLNRHLLAVHSKSFPHICVECGKGFRHPSELKKHMRTHTGEKPYSCLYCDYKSADSSNLKTHIKTKHSKEMPYKCERCFQTFAEEEELMQHGLTHEENKTHHCAHCDHKSSNSSDLKRHIISVHTKDYPHKCAVCGKGFHRPSELKKHSVAHRTKKLHQCRHCNFKIADPFVLSRHILSVHTKEPQSSPEKSEGKRTEPNTPVVSPKKSAPSGSSSTSPAARVSAASLASSVTVVIGKGQKERRIYQCQYCDYSTGDASGFKRHVISIHTKDYPHRCEICSKGFRRPSEKNQHIVRHHKDGKAE